One genomic window of Lepeophtheirus salmonis chromosome 5, UVic_Lsal_1.4, whole genome shotgun sequence includes the following:
- the LOC121117123 gene encoding vesicle-associated membrane protein-associated protein B isoform X2 — MEKFDKPPKPEQVLIIQPSNELEFVGPFNRPVTRVMSLTNPTDSRVCFKIKTTAPKKYCVKPNSGIVDPKKCVSISVGLQPFDYDPSERNKHKFMVQSMFAPDGYFNMEDLWKEANGNNLMDSKLRCLFTCPTEPDSVTSSEKLPEALPTEKVVSSSSVSSAKSNDNELKRSVDEIKKLQEEISSIRQENICVKEEMMRQKRLASNNEVESSTPSSFVVRSESPEQNSLTTTYIYLALIMFLIGFIIGKWII, encoded by the exons ATGGAAAAGTTCGATAAACCCCCAAAGCCAGAACAAGTCCTCATCATCCAACCCAGTAATGAGCTCGAATTCGTGG GGCCCTTCAACCGTCCTGTAACCAGGGTGATGTCCTTAACGAATCCAACGGATAGTAGAGtctgtttcaaaattaaaacaactgCTCCTAAAAAATATTGCGTGAAGCCGAACTCCGGTATCGTAGATCCTAAAAAATGTGTTAGTATTTCTG TTGGTCTACAGCCATTTGATTATGATCCATcggaaagaaataaacataagtTTATGGTTCAATCCATGTTTGCTCCTGATGGATATTTCAACATGGAAGATTTG tggAAGGAGGCTAATGGAAATAACTTAATGGATTCTAAATTAAGATGCTTATTTACATGCCCAACGGAACCGGACTCAGTTACTTCATCAGAAAAGTTACCGGAAGCACTTCCCACAGAAAAAGTGGTCTCATCTTCTTCTGTCAGCTCTGCAAAA TCTAATGATAATGAATTAAAGAGATCAGTCGATGAgatcaaaaaattacaagaagAAATAAGCTCTAttagacaagaaaatatttgCGTTAAG GAGGAGATGATGCGACAGAAACGTCTGGCTTCTAATAATGAAGTTGAATCATCCACTCCGTCATCATTTGTTGTTAGGTCTGAAAGTCCTGAGCAAAATTCCTTGACAACAACTTATATCTATTTAGCGCTTATTATGTTTCTTATTGGATTCATCATTGGAAAATGGATTATTTGA
- the LOC121117123 gene encoding vesicle-associated membrane protein-associated protein B isoform X1, producing MEKFDKPPKPEQVLIIQPSNELEFVVGPFNRPVTRVMSLTNPTDSRVCFKIKTTAPKKYCVKPNSGIVDPKKCVSISVGLQPFDYDPSERNKHKFMVQSMFAPDGYFNMEDLWKEANGNNLMDSKLRCLFTCPTEPDSVTSSEKLPEALPTEKVVSSSSVSSAKSNDNELKRSVDEIKKLQEEISSIRQENICVKEEMMRQKRLASNNEVESSTPSSFVVRSESPEQNSLTTTYIYLALIMFLIGFIIGKWII from the exons ATGGAAAAGTTCGATAAACCCCCAAAGCCAGAACAAGTCCTCATCATCCAACCCAGTAATGAGCTCGAATTCGTGG TAGGGCCCTTCAACCGTCCTGTAACCAGGGTGATGTCCTTAACGAATCCAACGGATAGTAGAGtctgtttcaaaattaaaacaactgCTCCTAAAAAATATTGCGTGAAGCCGAACTCCGGTATCGTAGATCCTAAAAAATGTGTTAGTATTTCTG TTGGTCTACAGCCATTTGATTATGATCCATcggaaagaaataaacataagtTTATGGTTCAATCCATGTTTGCTCCTGATGGATATTTCAACATGGAAGATTTG tggAAGGAGGCTAATGGAAATAACTTAATGGATTCTAAATTAAGATGCTTATTTACATGCCCAACGGAACCGGACTCAGTTACTTCATCAGAAAAGTTACCGGAAGCACTTCCCACAGAAAAAGTGGTCTCATCTTCTTCTGTCAGCTCTGCAAAA TCTAATGATAATGAATTAAAGAGATCAGTCGATGAgatcaaaaaattacaagaagAAATAAGCTCTAttagacaagaaaatatttgCGTTAAG GAGGAGATGATGCGACAGAAACGTCTGGCTTCTAATAATGAAGTTGAATCATCCACTCCGTCATCATTTGTTGTTAGGTCTGAAAGTCCTGAGCAAAATTCCTTGACAACAACTTATATCTATTTAGCGCTTATTATGTTTCTTATTGGATTCATCATTGGAAAATGGATTATTTGA
- the LOC121117122 gene encoding small ribosomal subunit protein uS5m: protein MAALIRGVFSIGTKSPWISQISLTTTRSKSYFRTLDQNTLWKTNTSVSTQGQKRGRAKGLPRRKNLNVYQQIGYGKLGMDWPGLTSDITQRSSDTNLRSKNTIKEMSEGAYDEYKEKLKEKRLQMTSGRKRKRVSPLQRGWTGGSNQGKKVGPPLTQDGTPLDNFESIILESKYIQHMTKLHGRFRNSSTLVVTGNKDGLAGFALYKIPALNKSVNAVQRAVDKAGKKLTYIPRYEDRTVYHDFFTRFGATKIFVKQKPPGHGIKSQRIIKAICEVVGIKDLYAKIEGSINPQHIVKAFFIGLIRQRTHQDLANEKRLHLVEFREENENFPRLVATPEGSSVRTKAEILPNEILDFEMISFEGHMPYYRPTPAPFYTRLPGWETHLKRNEPYQRNKERMIQMFVDHGEIRSHLTDKYSECTNSTQTRKYEVD, encoded by the exons ATGGCTGCTTTGATCCGGGGAGTTTTTTCGATTGGTACTAAATCCCCATGGATATCCCAAATTTCCTTGACAACCACTCGGTCTAAATCCTATTTTCGGACAC tgGATCAGAATACTCTATGGAAAACGAACACGAGTGTTTCTACCCAAGGACAAAAAAGAGGACGTGCGAAGGGGCTTCCTCGACGTAAAAATCTGAATGTCTATCAACAGATAGGATATGGAAAATTAGGCATGGATTGGCCGGGTCTTACTTCGGATATAACTCAACGTAGTTCAGATACAAATCTGAGATCCAAGAATACAATCAAGGAAATGTCGGAAGGGGCTTAtga TGAATATAAGGAAAAGCTCAAAGAAAAAAGATTGCAGATGACCTCTGGTAGGAAACGAAAAAGAGTTTCGCCTCTTCAAAGAGGTTGGACGGGAGGAAGCAACCAAGGTAAGAAAGTTGGACCACCACTTACTCAAGATGGCACTCCTCTGGATAACTTCGAAAGTATCATTCTGgaaagtaaatatattcaacataTGACAAAACTTCATGGCCGGTTTAGAAACTCATCAACTCTTGTTGTAACCGGAAACAAGGATGGCCTTGCTGGCTTTGCTTTGTACAAGATACCGGCATTGAATAAAAGTGTAAATGCTGTTCAAAGGGCAGTGGATAAAGCTGGCAAAAAGCTCACTTATATTCCCAGGTACGAGGATAGAACTGTGTATCATGACTTTTTTACTAGATTTGGTGCAacaaaaatttttgttaaacaaaagCCACCTGGCCATGGAATTAAATCTCAAAGAATTATAAAGGCTATATGTGAAGTTGTTGGAATTAAGGACTTGTATGCTAAAATTGAGGGAAGTATAAATCCACAGCATATTGTTAAAGCTTTTTTCATCGGGTTAATTCGTCAAAGGACCCACCAGGACTTGGCAAATGAAAAAAGATTGCATTTAGTTGAGTTTcgtgaagaaaatgaaaattttcctaga tTAGTCGCAACACCAGAGGGATCCTCTGTAAGGACTAAAGCGGAAATTCTcccaaatgaaattttggattttgaaatg ATCTCATTTGAAGGACATATGCCCTACTATAGGCCAACTCCAGCCCCATTTTATACTCGACTTCCTGGTTGGGAAACTCATTTAAAACGAAATGAGCCATATCAAAGGAATAAGGAA CGAATGATTCAAATGTTTGTTGACCATGGTGAAATTAGGAGCCATCTCACGGATAAATATTCTGAGTGTACAAATTCTACACAAACACGTAAATATGAAGTAGATTAA
- the LOC121117125 gene encoding glutamine amidotransferase-like class 1 domain-containing protein 3, mitochondrial isoform X1, producing the protein MFFVVIVSSYMAQKVAVILSGCGHLDGSDAAEVSPICVALSRAGMTPVFYAPYVTMTMGVNHVNGVTCDTDRNVLIESARLVRDPVQNLQDLSAEDEDIIALIMPGGSGVLNNLSNFATSMKSPTVQEDVVRVISEFKSANKPIGCTSYANVLISLVIPEIEITLGGDDEEDYPNTPLLIDNLTARGTTITSTEFGDICVDSENKIASIASFLYVPAKYDEVADSISRLVDEVLDLANQ; encoded by the exons atgttttttgttgttattgtttcttCAT atatggcACAGAAAGTAGCAGTCATTTTATCTGGATGTGGACACCTAGATGGATCTGATGCAGCTGAAGTGTCTCCAATATGTGTTGCACTTAGTAGAGCTGGAATGACTCCGGTTTTCTATGCTCCTTACGTAACAATGACAATGGGAGTGAATCATGTCAATGGAGTAACCTGTGATACTGATAGAAATGTCCTTATTGAATCTGCTAGGCTTGTGAGAGATCCAGTTCAAAATTTGCAG gaTCTCAGTGCTGAAGACGAAGATATAATAGCATTAATTATGCCTGGTGGTAGTGgagtattgaataatttaagcAATTTTGCTACGTCGATGAAATCACCTACTGTTCAAGAAGATGTTGTTAGAGTTATTAGTGAATTTAAATCTGCAAATAAGCCAATCGGATGTACTTCTTATGCTAATGTACTTATTTCATTAGTTATTCCAGAAATCGAAATAACATTAGGAGGAGATG atgAAGAGGACTACCCTAATACACCACTTCTGATTGATAATTTGACTGCAAGAGGAACTACCATCACATCCACTGAATTTGGAGACATTTGCGTTGATTCAGAGAATAAAATTGCTTCAATTGCTTCCTTCCTATATGTTCCTGCCAAATATGATGAAGTGGCAGATTCAATAAGTCGCTTAGTTGATGAGGTGTTAGATCTAGCCAACCAATAA
- the LOC121117125 gene encoding glutamine amidotransferase-like class 1 domain-containing protein 3, mitochondrial isoform X2, whose translation MAQKVAVILSGCGHLDGSDAAEVSPICVALSRAGMTPVFYAPYVTMTMGVNHVNGVTCDTDRNVLIESARLVRDPVQNLQDLSAEDEDIIALIMPGGSGVLNNLSNFATSMKSPTVQEDVVRVISEFKSANKPIGCTSYANVLISLVIPEIEITLGGDDEEDYPNTPLLIDNLTARGTTITSTEFGDICVDSENKIASIASFLYVPAKYDEVADSISRLVDEVLDLANQ comes from the exons atggcACAGAAAGTAGCAGTCATTTTATCTGGATGTGGACACCTAGATGGATCTGATGCAGCTGAAGTGTCTCCAATATGTGTTGCACTTAGTAGAGCTGGAATGACTCCGGTTTTCTATGCTCCTTACGTAACAATGACAATGGGAGTGAATCATGTCAATGGAGTAACCTGTGATACTGATAGAAATGTCCTTATTGAATCTGCTAGGCTTGTGAGAGATCCAGTTCAAAATTTGCAG gaTCTCAGTGCTGAAGACGAAGATATAATAGCATTAATTATGCCTGGTGGTAGTGgagtattgaataatttaagcAATTTTGCTACGTCGATGAAATCACCTACTGTTCAAGAAGATGTTGTTAGAGTTATTAGTGAATTTAAATCTGCAAATAAGCCAATCGGATGTACTTCTTATGCTAATGTACTTATTTCATTAGTTATTCCAGAAATCGAAATAACATTAGGAGGAGATG atgAAGAGGACTACCCTAATACACCACTTCTGATTGATAATTTGACTGCAAGAGGAACTACCATCACATCCACTGAATTTGGAGACATTTGCGTTGATTCAGAGAATAAAATTGCTTCAATTGCTTCCTTCCTATATGTTCCTGCCAAATATGATGAAGTGGCAGATTCAATAAGTCGCTTAGTTGATGAGGTGTTAGATCTAGCCAACCAATAA